The following proteins are co-located in the Brevibacillus laterosporus DSM 25 genome:
- the sbnA gene encoding 2,3-diaminopropionate biosynthesis protein SbnA has protein sequence MIYESALELIGNTPVVKLKHLVQRENSELFVKLEGFNPGGSSKDRVAKRIIEFAEKNGHLKPNGTIVESSSGNLAIGLAMVAKMKGYQMICVVDPKISKVNLNLIKAFGAQVHMVDKSDEHGNYLKTRLATAQLLESSIEGAYWPNQYNNPENPKAYMQSLAREIHSDFQDTLDWIVCPVGTAGLITGVATEMKKLSPSVKILAVDAVGSVIFGGQPGPRRLLGIGNAIVPGNLDKSLYDQLSYVNDADAFYITRQLVLQEGLLVGGSSGATVCAALRLLEDLPKGQRVLAILPDRGDRYYSTIFSDEWMSEHEITLPTSIYKSVSIK, from the coding sequence ATGATTTATGAAAGTGCTCTAGAACTAATAGGGAATACACCGGTTGTTAAGCTTAAACATTTAGTACAGCGTGAAAATAGCGAATTGTTCGTAAAACTAGAGGGCTTTAATCCTGGTGGTAGCTCAAAAGATAGGGTTGCCAAACGTATCATTGAGTTTGCTGAAAAAAATGGACATTTGAAACCAAATGGAACAATTGTTGAGTCCTCATCAGGCAATCTGGCTATAGGACTAGCTATGGTGGCTAAGATGAAAGGCTATCAAATGATTTGTGTAGTAGATCCTAAGATTAGCAAGGTCAATTTGAACCTGATTAAAGCATTTGGAGCACAGGTTCATATGGTAGATAAGTCAGATGAGCATGGTAATTATTTGAAAACAAGATTGGCTACGGCACAACTATTAGAGAGCTCGATAGAGGGGGCTTATTGGCCAAATCAATATAACAATCCAGAAAATCCTAAAGCGTATATGCAGTCATTAGCCCGTGAAATCCATAGTGATTTTCAGGATACATTAGATTGGATTGTATGCCCGGTTGGTACAGCAGGATTAATAACAGGAGTAGCAACGGAAATGAAAAAACTAAGCCCTTCTGTGAAAATTTTAGCTGTAGACGCTGTAGGATCGGTGATTTTTGGTGGGCAACCAGGTCCTCGAAGATTGCTTGGTATTGGAAATGCAATCGTTCCCGGCAATTTAGATAAAAGTTTGTATGATCAATTAAGCTATGTAAATGATGCAGATGCGTTTTATATCACAAGGCAACTAGTATTACAGGAAGGACTACTTGTTGGTGGGTCATCAGGGGCAACTGTTTGTGCTGCTTTACGCTTACTGGAGGATTTACCTAAAGGACAAAGAGTATTAGCAATCCTGCCTGATAGAGGAGATAGATACTATAGCACCATTTTTTCAGATGAATGGATGAGCGAACATGAAATTACATTGCCTACATCCATTTATAAATCTGTTTCGATTAAATAA
- the sbnB gene encoding 2,3-diaminopropionate biosynthesis protein SbnB: MLVETKPELIYLNKQDIINVGGYKSEIYVQAIKQALALHSEKNFSQPLKPYLKTNKKDEHIADRIIAMPAYLGEPSISGIKWIGSKFSNPTKKNMERASALIILNDPETNFPIAILEGSVISAMRTAAVTVVATEYLAKKGFQHLSVIGCGLIAKMQINSLLEQFDHIKNVHLFDLDLQKAEMFGKEMQQRFSHVVFQIHQSAQSAVENAEVLVTCTVTDQPYIKAEWIQKGTFVSNISIMDIEKKAFLRADKVVVDDWDQSNREKKIINQLVLEGKFSKEMLHAELGDIITNKKAGRETDDEIIILNPMGMAIEDISCAYEIYKKARQEKIGTTLSLY; this comes from the coding sequence ATGTTAGTGGAAACAAAGCCAGAATTAATCTATCTGAACAAGCAAGATATTATTAATGTAGGTGGCTATAAGTCTGAGATATACGTTCAAGCTATAAAACAAGCTCTTGCACTACATTCAGAAAAGAACTTTAGTCAGCCATTAAAACCGTATTTGAAGACAAATAAAAAAGATGAGCATATCGCAGATCGAATCATAGCTATGCCGGCCTACTTGGGAGAACCTTCTATTTCAGGAATCAAGTGGATTGGAAGTAAGTTTTCAAATCCAACGAAAAAAAACATGGAAAGAGCTAGTGCTTTGATCATTTTAAATGATCCTGAAACGAACTTCCCCATTGCGATTTTAGAGGGCAGTGTTATCAGTGCCATGAGAACTGCGGCAGTAACAGTAGTAGCAACGGAATATTTGGCTAAAAAAGGGTTCCAACATTTATCCGTTATAGGTTGTGGATTAATTGCTAAGATGCAAATAAATTCTTTATTGGAACAGTTTGACCATATAAAGAACGTACATTTGTTTGATTTAGATTTACAAAAGGCTGAGATGTTTGGTAAGGAGATGCAACAGCGCTTTAGTCATGTTGTATTCCAAATTCATCAATCAGCTCAAAGTGCGGTAGAGAATGCTGAAGTTTTAGTCACTTGCACAGTAACAGACCAGCCTTATATTAAAGCAGAGTGGATTCAAAAAGGGACATTTGTAAGTAACATTTCTATTATGGATATAGAGAAGAAAGCTTTCTTACGGGCGGATAAAGTGGTTGTTGATGACTGGGATCAATCCAATCGAGAGAAAAAAATTATTAATCAATTAGTATTAGAAGGAAAGTTTTCAAAAGAAATGCTACATGCAGAGCTAGGGGATATTATTACTAATAAAAAAGCAGGCCGAGAAACCGATGACGAGATCATCATTCTAAATCCGATGGGGATGGCTATAGAGGATATCTCTTGCGCCTATGAAATATATAAAAAAGCACGGCAAGAAAAAATCGGCACAACATTGAGCCTGTACTAA
- a CDS encoding SpoVR family protein — MNQEEQRQLEYAIDEITEIAKGFGLDFYPMRYEICPAEIIYTFGAYGMPTRYSHWSFGKSFYKMKLQYDLNLSKIYELVINSNPCYAFLLDGNSLIQNKLIVAHVLAHCDFFKNNVRFSNTNRNMVESMAASADRIREYEIAYGKEKVEELLDACIGIQEHIDPRLIQPNKERAKPYGNETDAPKISKPSSPYDDLWKLDQADLQTDVASNQPQRFPAQPEKDLLWFIQEYSPYLAPWQRDIMTIIRDEMLYFWPQMETKIMNEGWASFWHCRILREMDLTEAETIEFAKLHSSVIQPSTTSINPYHLGLKMFEDIEMRFNNPTKEEQERFGRKPNQGLEKIFEVRELDGDISFIRNYLTEDLVRQLDMYTFGKQGNDWVITQKQWELVRDQLALSRVNGGFPYLIVQDGDYLRSGELYIKHLYEGLELDVKYVEKTLPYVFTIWGKNVHIETTLDGRSVVFSYDGKKVHRRFL, encoded by the coding sequence ATGAACCAGGAGGAACAACGTCAACTGGAGTATGCGATTGATGAAATAACGGAAATTGCCAAAGGGTTTGGCTTAGATTTTTATCCCATGCGGTATGAGATATGCCCAGCAGAGATTATTTATACATTTGGGGCCTATGGTATGCCGACCAGATATTCGCATTGGTCATTTGGAAAAAGCTTCTATAAAATGAAGCTTCAGTATGATTTAAATCTCAGCAAAATTTATGAATTAGTGATTAACTCTAATCCATGCTATGCTTTTTTATTAGACGGAAATAGCTTGATCCAAAATAAATTAATCGTGGCCCATGTACTGGCTCACTGCGATTTTTTCAAGAATAACGTACGCTTTAGCAATACCAATCGCAATATGGTAGAGAGCATGGCAGCTAGTGCTGATCGTATTCGGGAATACGAGATTGCCTATGGAAAAGAGAAAGTGGAGGAGCTATTGGATGCTTGCATCGGAATTCAGGAGCATATTGATCCAAGACTGATCCAGCCCAACAAAGAAAGAGCAAAACCATATGGAAATGAGACGGATGCCCCTAAGATTTCTAAGCCTAGTTCGCCCTATGATGATTTATGGAAGTTAGATCAAGCAGACCTACAAACAGATGTTGCTTCTAATCAACCACAACGGTTTCCTGCGCAACCGGAGAAAGATCTGCTCTGGTTTATCCAGGAATATAGCCCATATTTGGCACCATGGCAACGCGATATCATGACTATTATACGCGATGAAATGCTCTATTTTTGGCCACAAATGGAAACGAAGATTATGAATGAAGGCTGGGCTTCCTTTTGGCATTGTCGGATTCTTCGGGAGATGGATTTGACCGAAGCTGAAACAATCGAATTTGCTAAGCTACACTCTTCAGTGATACAGCCATCTACTACCAGCATTAATCCGTATCATTTAGGCCTGAAAATGTTTGAGGATATTGAGATGCGTTTTAATAATCCTACGAAAGAAGAACAGGAGCGTTTCGGTCGCAAGCCAAATCAAGGACTGGAAAAAATCTTTGAGGTGCGTGAACTGGATGGAGATATTTCGTTTATCCGTAACTATCTGACAGAAGACCTCGTAAGGCAATTGGATATGTATACATTCGGAAAGCAGGGGAACGATTGGGTGATCACACAAAAACAGTGGGAGCTGGTGCGTGATCAATTAGCACTTTCTCGTGTAAATGGAGGCTTCCCGTACTTGATCGTACAAGATGGTGACTACCTCCGTAGCGGAGAATTGTATATCAAGCATCTATATGAAGGATTAGAGCTAGATGTGAAATACGTTGAGAAAACCTTACCGTACGTCTTCACGATATGGGGTAAAAATGTACACATTGAGACTACATTAGATGGTCGGTCTGTGGTTTTTAGCTACGATGGAAAAAAGGTTCATCGGCGGTTTTTATAG
- the dcuS gene encoding DcuS/MalK family sensor histidine kinase, producing MNKPGKRKLQLSLHTKIILLIGIVVISSLLVTNMLISRDIASQTKDSLSEKLTDIGRIVANSVVVIEGLTGKRDQAEIQTYSNRIKDLTNVSFVVVLDMNLIRKSHPLPSRVGQSFMDREDANASLSGKEYISIAVGVLGEALRVFTPVYDNNGKQIGVVTVGIALDDVGKAVKQSRSVIYLSMILGIAIGIIGALLFARHIKKILFGLEPFAIAKVLEEQSAMLQSVREGVIAVDREGIITLVNSEARRLLQLADSSEEIVGKYASDHMWILEETLRTGKAQLDEHYSINGISLVINCVPVVVDDYVVGVVATFRDKTEIQQLVEQITGIQLYADALRAKSHEFKNKLHVIQGMIHMGYYDQLNEYIKQISIQHQKEIGFIVRRIKSSVFAGFLLGKISDAREDDVELILNEESYLAETEDSELIHSLITIVGNLINNAMEASIHAEVKKVELKIEQTEEQILIELTDSGQGIPPTFRREIFVKGFSTKGENRGLGLYFVTQHVDKWKGEIAIHSVEGKGTSFVIALPYKMKDEYDD from the coding sequence ATGAACAAACCTGGCAAAAGGAAGTTGCAGCTTAGCTTACACACAAAAATTATTTTGCTTATTGGAATTGTCGTTATTAGTTCTCTATTGGTTACAAATATGCTGATTAGCAGGGATATTGCTAGTCAAACCAAGGATAGCTTGTCTGAGAAGCTGACCGATATTGGGCGGATTGTAGCTAATTCGGTCGTTGTTATTGAGGGATTAACAGGCAAGCGAGATCAAGCAGAAATTCAGACCTATTCTAATCGGATCAAAGATTTGACGAATGTGAGCTTTGTGGTCGTGCTTGATATGAATTTAATTAGAAAATCTCACCCTCTTCCTTCCAGAGTAGGACAATCCTTTATGGATCGGGAAGATGCGAATGCTTCATTATCTGGCAAGGAATACATCTCCATCGCAGTAGGGGTGCTGGGCGAGGCATTACGAGTATTTACGCCTGTATATGATAATAATGGCAAACAGATTGGTGTTGTGACTGTCGGCATCGCATTAGATGATGTAGGAAAAGCAGTTAAGCAGAGCCGGTCGGTGATTTACCTAAGCATGATACTTGGAATTGCGATTGGTATTATTGGAGCGTTGCTGTTTGCCAGACATATTAAAAAGATTTTGTTTGGACTAGAGCCTTTTGCTATTGCGAAAGTGCTAGAAGAACAAAGTGCGATGCTTCAATCCGTGCGTGAAGGTGTTATAGCTGTGGATCGGGAAGGGATCATTACCTTGGTCAATTCGGAGGCGCGCCGGTTATTACAACTAGCAGATAGCTCTGAGGAAATCGTAGGCAAGTATGCGAGTGATCACATGTGGATATTGGAGGAAACCTTGCGTACGGGCAAGGCACAGTTGGATGAGCATTATAGTATCAATGGAATCTCACTTGTGATTAACTGTGTACCAGTAGTAGTTGATGATTATGTAGTAGGAGTTGTGGCTACTTTCCGAGATAAGACAGAAATACAACAACTGGTAGAACAAATTACAGGAATCCAGCTCTACGCCGATGCGCTTCGGGCCAAATCGCACGAATTTAAAAATAAATTGCATGTTATTCAAGGCATGATACACATGGGCTATTATGACCAGCTCAATGAATATATTAAACAAATTTCAATCCAACACCAAAAAGAAATTGGGTTTATTGTGAGAAGGATTAAGAGTTCAGTTTTCGCTGGATTTCTATTGGGAAAAATAAGCGATGCTAGAGAAGATGATGTAGAGCTGATCTTAAACGAAGAGAGTTATTTAGCTGAAACTGAAGATTCAGAGCTGATTCATTCTCTCATTACCATTGTCGGAAATCTGATTAATAACGCTATGGAAGCTTCTATACATGCAGAGGTTAAAAAAGTAGAGCTCAAAATTGAACAAACAGAAGAACAGATTTTAATTGAACTAACCGATAGCGGACAAGGAATTCCACCAACATTTAGACGAGAAATCTTTGTTAAGGGTTTTTCGACTAAAGGAGAAAATAGAGGATTGGGGCTGTATTTTGTTACTCAGCATGTGGATAAGTGGAAAGGTGAGATTGCTATCCATTCTGTTGAGGGAAAAGGAACGAGCTTTGTAATAGCCCTGCCTTACAAAATGAAGGATGAGTATGATGATTAA
- a CDS encoding response regulator, giving the protein MIKVLIVEDDPMVAEFNKRYLEMVEGFTVQAVANDVNKALEMIDEIEVDLVLLDVYLPGKSGFDFLTQIRQRERSIDVIMITAACDTKSINKALQFGAVDYLIKPFEFERLQEALQGYKEKASVMKRQKKLSQTDLDKLLLAKDKDHVHMLLDLPKGLTRTTLQLIWDHITERRGQAFSTEEMAHEVGISRVSMRKYLNFLSEIGVLKAEIMYGTVGRPVCKHRTVEDSSERIKQYM; this is encoded by the coding sequence ATGATTAAGGTGCTAATCGTAGAAGATGACCCAATGGTTGCAGAATTTAATAAAAGATACTTAGAGATGGTGGAAGGCTTCACCGTTCAAGCAGTGGCCAATGATGTTAACAAGGCTTTAGAGATGATTGACGAGATAGAGGTTGATCTTGTACTTCTTGATGTTTATTTGCCTGGCAAGAGTGGATTTGACTTTCTCACACAAATCCGTCAAAGAGAAAGAAGTATTGATGTCATTATGATCACAGCAGCGTGTGATACGAAAAGCATTAATAAGGCGTTGCAATTTGGTGCTGTTGATTATTTAATTAAGCCATTTGAGTTTGAACGCTTACAGGAGGCCCTTCAAGGTTATAAAGAGAAAGCTAGCGTGATGAAACGTCAAAAAAAATTAAGTCAAACCGATTTGGATAAATTATTGTTAGCCAAGGATAAAGACCATGTCCATATGTTATTGGACCTTCCAAAAGGATTGACGCGTACGACATTACAATTGATTTGGGATCATATTACCGAAAGAAGAGGGCAAGCATTTTCCACGGAAGAAATGGCTCACGAAGTAGGTATATCGCGTGTATCTATGCGGAAATACCTGAACTTTTTAAGCGAAATCGGAGTGTTAAAGGCTGAAATTATGTATGGGACCGTAGGACGTCCAGTGTGTAAGCACCGGACTGTCGAAGATAGTAGCGAGCGCATTAAACAATATATGTAA
- a CDS encoding AEC family transporter: protein MNIGEIFISTLTDSKIVSAISSSVFIIFLGFFLRKKEVLSKQTAKILSNVILSVALPALAFTAFMTDINTESLKQGINLLIWGILVYIVLIIVTKPLFAKFAGDKQDVLRVLTIFGSTTFFGIPIVQVMYGAVGVMYASIFNIGYRIFLYSYGYIKMSGLKMEAKNIKTMFLNPIVLATFAGLFIWMFQNYIPQVHMMADGKEVSYAFLRIDQTALWLFKPMDYLAKLASPLAWLSIGATLAEISLKDAVRVKDAWYYSLNKVVIVPIVNIVILTVLTMTGLLPISHVALATVVIMMATPTATVAAAYAISFDKEAVLTSNCSLLSTILGVLAMPLWIVVLEMIKSLGLFV from the coding sequence ATGAATATCGGGGAAATTTTTATTAGCACATTAACAGATAGCAAGATTGTTAGTGCCATTAGTTCTTCTGTCTTCATTATTTTCTTAGGATTCTTTTTACGTAAGAAAGAAGTGCTATCAAAGCAAACAGCTAAGATTTTAAGTAACGTTATCTTATCTGTAGCTCTTCCAGCACTAGCATTTACGGCTTTTATGACCGACATCAATACAGAATCCTTGAAACAAGGGATTAACCTTCTGATTTGGGGAATCTTGGTCTACATCGTACTCATTATTGTTACTAAACCACTGTTTGCGAAATTTGCAGGTGATAAACAAGATGTACTACGTGTTCTAACGATCTTTGGTTCAACTACCTTCTTCGGAATTCCAATCGTACAAGTTATGTATGGTGCAGTTGGTGTTATGTATGCTTCTATCTTTAACATTGGATATCGTATCTTCCTTTACTCTTACGGCTATATCAAGATGTCTGGTTTAAAAATGGAAGCGAAAAACATCAAAACAATGTTTTTAAATCCAATCGTATTGGCTACCTTTGCTGGATTATTTATCTGGATGTTCCAAAATTATATTCCACAGGTTCACATGATGGCAGATGGAAAAGAAGTAAGCTACGCATTCCTTCGTATAGACCAAACAGCCTTGTGGTTATTTAAACCAATGGATTATCTAGCTAAATTAGCTTCTCCGCTTGCTTGGTTGTCTATCGGTGCTACTCTTGCTGAGATTTCTTTAAAAGATGCTGTACGAGTAAAAGATGCTTGGTACTACAGCTTAAATAAAGTTGTCATCGTTCCGATTGTTAATATCGTGATCTTGACTGTCCTAACAATGACTGGTCTATTGCCAATCTCTCATGTAGCTTTGGCAACGGTAGTAATCATGATGGCTACACCAACAGCAACAGTGGCAGCAGCTTATGCCATCAGCTTTGATAAAGAGGCAGTATTAACATCTAACTGCTCCTTGTTATCCACAATACTTGGTGTGCTAGCAATGCCTTTATGGATTGTTGTCCTAGAAATGATTAAATCTTTGGGACTGTTTGTATAA
- a CDS encoding 2-hydroxyacid dehydrogenase, whose protein sequence is MKTVNLVCYGVRDVEVEFFQKLNKFNYNLTLVTDLMNDTNVEMAKGADAVMVRGNCKATRTNIEKLASYGVKYLLTRTVGFNHIDLQAVKDCGMKAARVPAYSPNAISELALTLGMMLMRNASYTANKTKDKDFTVDASMFSKEIRNCTVGILGTGKIGLTTAKLFKGLGAHVVAYDVFENETAKIIVDYLPLDEVLAKSDLISVHVPFFKDQNYKMINDEFLAKMKDQAVLINTSRGELQDNEAILRALETNKLAGFGTDVFENESTFFFKNLKDQALPNETIEKLINMFPRVLVTPHIGSYTDEALTNMVEISYENLYSFLTAGRCDNEVA, encoded by the coding sequence ATGAAAACAGTTAATTTAGTTTGCTATGGTGTACGCGATGTAGAGGTTGAATTCTTTCAAAAACTAAACAAATTCAATTATAATTTAACACTAGTAACAGATTTAATGAATGATACGAATGTTGAGATGGCTAAAGGTGCAGATGCGGTTATGGTTCGCGGTAATTGTAAGGCGACTCGCACGAATATCGAAAAATTAGCTAGCTACGGAGTGAAATATTTACTCACTAGAACGGTAGGTTTTAACCATATTGATCTACAAGCAGTGAAGGATTGTGGTATGAAAGCAGCTCGCGTACCAGCTTATTCTCCAAATGCGATTTCTGAATTAGCACTTACACTTGGCATGATGTTGATGCGCAATGCTTCTTATACAGCTAATAAAACAAAAGATAAAGACTTCACAGTAGATGCTTCTATGTTTAGTAAGGAAATTCGCAATTGCACAGTAGGTATCTTGGGTACTGGTAAAATTGGCTTAACAACTGCTAAATTATTCAAAGGCTTGGGAGCTCATGTAGTAGCATACGACGTTTTTGAAAATGAAACAGCCAAAATAATTGTAGATTATCTGCCTCTAGATGAAGTATTAGCAAAATCTGACTTAATTTCTGTCCATGTTCCGTTCTTCAAAGATCAGAATTACAAAATGATTAACGACGAGTTCCTAGCGAAAATGAAAGATCAAGCTGTGCTGATCAACACATCTCGCGGTGAGTTGCAAGATAATGAAGCAATTCTACGAGCTTTAGAAACAAATAAACTAGCTGGTTTCGGTACCGACGTATTTGAAAATGAATCTACTTTCTTCTTCAAAAACTTGAAGGATCAGGCTTTGCCTAATGAAACAATTGAAAAGCTAATCAACATGTTCCCGCGAGTTCTGGTAACACCACATATCGGTTCTTACACAGATGAAGCGCTCACAAACATGGTAGAAATCTCTTATGAGAACCTGTATAGCTTCCTTACTGCGGGAAGATGTGATAACGAAGTAGCATAA
- a CDS encoding YxeA family protein codes for MKKNLSLIIALLLGSVALAGCERDQYNVLGNETEFYAAMLSEGKDVTNQGKKYTLPTYDKDGNKKILTYIADSKIPEGSLVKFTINHQGDVTNLDNVAIKDIPEPAQKQLHIQ; via the coding sequence TTGAAAAAGAATCTAAGCCTTATCATTGCTCTTTTACTAGGAAGTGTGGCTTTGGCGGGTTGTGAGCGGGATCAATACAATGTTTTAGGTAATGAAACAGAGTTTTATGCTGCCATGTTAAGTGAAGGTAAAGATGTAACCAATCAAGGCAAGAAATATACTCTCCCCACCTATGATAAAGATGGAAATAAAAAAATCCTTACTTACATCGCGGATTCTAAAATACCAGAAGGTTCTTTAGTTAAATTCACAATAAATCATCAAGGCGATGTGACAAATCTTGATAACGTAGCCATTAAAGACATTCCAGAACCAGCTCAGAAACAATTACATATTCAATAG
- a CDS encoding response regulator transcription factor, with translation MQTIVIVEDEGPISRVLQVYLEKAGYQVELAFDGEEAVHTFDRVAPSLVLLDVMLPGQSGWKVLEYIRTKSSCPVIMLTALGQLDQKINGLNQGADDYITKPFIGEEVVARVNAVMRRSLLVMGDYQTRIFGSLKVDYRAHSVTLHGIELTFTPRDLSVFLFLAQHPNQTFTREQLIEQVWGMDYEGSDRAVDLAVKRIRRTLQNWPTDEGEIRTLRGLGYQFCVNEK, from the coding sequence ATGCAAACAATTGTAATAGTAGAAGATGAAGGACCGATCTCTCGGGTTCTACAAGTTTATTTAGAAAAAGCAGGGTATCAAGTAGAGCTTGCCTTTGATGGTGAAGAAGCCGTACATACATTTGATCGTGTGGCACCTTCTCTGGTTTTATTAGACGTCATGCTACCAGGGCAGAGTGGGTGGAAGGTGCTGGAGTATATTCGTACCAAAAGCAGTTGTCCAGTTATCATGCTGACAGCGTTGGGGCAACTGGATCAGAAGATAAACGGGTTAAATCAGGGTGCAGACGATTATATTACCAAGCCTTTTATTGGTGAGGAGGTAGTAGCACGTGTTAATGCTGTTATGCGACGCTCCTTACTGGTCATGGGTGACTACCAAACTCGAATTTTTGGAAGTTTAAAAGTAGATTATCGGGCTCATTCTGTCACATTACATGGTATTGAGCTTACTTTTACACCACGTGATCTTTCAGTGTTTCTATTTTTAGCACAGCATCCCAATCAGACCTTTACTAGAGAGCAATTAATCGAGCAGGTTTGGGGGATGGATTATGAGGGCAGTGATCGTGCTGTTGATCTTGCGGTGAAGCGTATCCGTAGAACCTTGCAAAATTGGCCAACCGATGAAGGAGAGATTCGTACACTACGAGGATTGGGGTATCAGTTCTGTGTCAATGAAAAATAG
- a CDS encoding HAMP domain-containing sensor histidine kinase, with protein sequence MKNRERKTLLTYWTTRYVLTLCVGLVVIGLFSSMWISYNETQKRLDVMRYMAVEISEQIVSANGTGIVLPVFLSRLVENRHRFMGGFKPMVMILDEHRQIVFGKSNRFVDDILRRMSPNWEEDQAVQEIQTRSGDTAICLTQKIEENGQTLGWVFLFSPKKEMDRSIETLQQLCIMLTSLGLLGWIVIYYLTKKLSEPVKEVADAAKQIVTGRYDIELKKDIKEKEIYELIQSFKDMADRLRQLELMRTELLAGVTHELKTPVTSISGLLQAVKDDVVTGEVAKEFLDICSKEIFRLQKMVEDLLDFNSFAVGDIKVNKQSQNMNHLVQEITHQWLIGQEENTLVLQTNIPEQEVWIDTDPLRIQQILYNLLNNAKQATGLNGIIQVTLLHQADVFQICVQDNGVGILESEKANIFERFYRGEEKKHRVRGLGLGLPFSKMMAKALGGDLELTESVKEKTIFTLTVKNELNLKP encoded by the coding sequence ATGAAAAATAGAGAGCGGAAGACGCTATTAACTTATTGGACAACTCGTTATGTATTAACCTTATGTGTTGGTCTTGTCGTCATTGGACTTTTCTCTAGCATGTGGATAAGTTACAATGAAACGCAAAAACGGTTAGATGTCATGAGATATATGGCTGTGGAGATTTCTGAACAAATTGTATCAGCGAACGGGACTGGGATTGTATTACCTGTCTTCCTGTCGCGATTAGTAGAGAATCGACACCGCTTCATGGGAGGATTTAAGCCCATGGTTATGATATTAGATGAACACCGGCAGATTGTCTTTGGAAAATCAAATCGATTTGTTGACGATATACTCCGCCGAATGTCTCCTAATTGGGAAGAAGATCAAGCCGTGCAAGAAATACAGACGCGCTCAGGAGATACTGCTATTTGTCTTACCCAGAAGATAGAGGAAAATGGTCAAACACTAGGATGGGTATTTCTCTTTTCTCCTAAAAAAGAGATGGATCGTAGCATAGAGACGTTGCAACAATTATGTATTATGCTAACAAGTCTTGGACTGTTAGGTTGGATTGTTATTTATTATTTAACAAAAAAATTATCGGAACCCGTGAAGGAAGTTGCGGATGCGGCTAAACAGATTGTGACGGGACGCTACGATATTGAACTGAAAAAGGACATCAAAGAAAAAGAAATCTATGAACTTATTCAATCGTTTAAAGATATGGCTGATCGACTCCGTCAGTTAGAATTGATGCGAACGGAGCTATTGGCTGGAGTTACCCATGAGCTGAAAACACCAGTTACCTCCATCAGCGGGCTGTTACAAGCGGTTAAAGATGATGTGGTAACCGGTGAAGTAGCCAAAGAGTTTCTGGATATTTGCTCAAAAGAGATTTTTCGCTTACAAAAAATGGTGGAAGATTTATTAGATTTTAACTCATTTGCGGTAGGAGATATTAAAGTTAATAAACAATCGCAGAACATGAATCATCTCGTGCAAGAAATTACACATCAATGGTTGATAGGACAAGAGGAGAACACGCTTGTTCTTCAGACGAATATTCCCGAACAGGAAGTATGGATTGACACCGACCCACTACGTATACAGCAAATTTTATATAATCTATTAAATAACGCAAAACAAGCGACAGGACTAAACGGAATTATACAGGTAACTCTATTACATCAAGCTGACGTTTTTCAGATTTGTGTTCAAGATAATGGTGTCGGAATTTTGGAATCAGAAAAGGCAAACATTTTTGAACGATTTTATCGCGGAGAAGAGAAGAAGCATAGGGTAAGAGGACTTGGGCTAGGATTACCTTTTAGCAAAATGATGGCAAAAGCGCTTGGTGGCGATCTTGAATTGACTGAGAGTGTTAAGGAGAAGACCATTTTTACATTGACTGTAAAAAATGAGTTAAATCTAAAACCATAA